From the Winogradskyella forsetii genome, the window ACAAAACCTTTAGAACAGCCAGACTATATAAATTTAATGAAAATTGCTATTGATAATTCTGATGCCGTAATTAGAGGTTCTGAAGAATTACCTAAAGAATTAGATACTTACATAAGTAACTTAGCAAAACCCGTATTAGATTATCATTCTATTGAAGAATTTGCGGACCCTTATACTGATTTTTATACCAATACTGTACTAAACAGTTAATATTACCTATGAAAAAAAATAAAATTGCCCTACAGATTATCTCATTTGGTTTAGTTATTCTCACATTTATTGCCTGTGATAAAGATTTCGCATCTTTGGAATCTGATGTAATTAATAACGACATTGCCACGAATTTCGATATTCTTTCAGAACAGTATGCTATTATAGCATATACAAAGCCTTTAGAACCTGCTGTACAAACTAATGGTTTAATTGGGTTAAGTACTTTAGGTATTTATGATGATGCTTATGGTAGAACCAAATCTAGTTTTGTCACCCAACTTTCAGCAAGTTCTTATGATCCGGATTTTGGAAATGGGACAGTGATAGATTCTGTTGTTTTAAGGCTACCTTATTTTAGCAGGGCTACTGGTTTTGATGATGATGGAAACACAATTTATGAGATAGACTCCATCTTACCTAAGGGAGAAACCTACGATAATATAAAGTTGAGAATCTTTGAAAACAATTATTTCCTCAGGGATTTTGACCCTAATGCTGATTTTAATGAGAGTCAGGTGTATTTTTCGGATAAAACGGCCGCTGGTTCAGGGGGTTTTTCAGGTGCTTTAGAAGGGGAGGAACTTATTTTTGTGAATAGTCCTCAAACATCTTATCCAAATAATAGTAGCGATAATAGTATTAATATTAGCAATAATGTATTCCTCCTAGAAGCAGATGACGACGATGATGCCAGTACACCAGCAGTTATTACAGAAAGACAAGCCCCTGGGATTAGAATTAAATTAGACCCAACCTTTTGGCAAAATAAAATTATAGACAAAGAAGGTGATGCGGTATTAAGTAACCAAAACAATTTTGTAAACTATTTTAAAGGACTTTACTTTGAAGCGGAACCAGTAGATGGAGATGGAAGCTTCCTTATATTAAATACAAACAGTACTAACGCTAATGTCACCATATATTATTCAACTACAGAGACGAATGGTGACACAGGGACAGGAACTTATGTACTTCGTTTTGGACCCAATAAAATTAATTTCTTTGATAATGATGGTTTTACATTGCCAATAGAATCAGGCGATCCAGCAACTGGTGATAGCAGAATTTATCTTAAAGGAGGAGAAGGGGCTGTGGCTGGTATAAAGCTTTTTAATGGCGAAGATTTAGATGATGCACCTGAAGATAATTCTTTTGAGACATTTAAAAATTATTTTGTGGTCACCGATGAGGGTAAGTTTGTGAGGTCAAAACGGTTGGTAAATGAAGCTAATCTTGTTTTTTATGTCGATAGAAATCAATTGGATATGTTAAACGAAGTGTCAGATAACGAACCTAATCGCCTTTATCTGTATGACATAGATAATAAAACACCT encodes:
- a CDS encoding DUF4270 domain-containing protein; translated protein: MKKNKIALQIISFGLVILTFIACDKDFASLESDVINNDIATNFDILSEQYAIIAYTKPLEPAVQTNGLIGLSTLGIYDDAYGRTKSSFVTQLSASSYDPDFGNGTVIDSVVLRLPYFSRATGFDDDGNTIYEIDSILPKGETYDNIKLRIFENNYFLRDFDPNADFNESQVYFSDKTAAGSGGFSGALEGEELIFVNSPQTSYPNNSSDNSINISNNVFLLEADDDDDASTPAVITERQAPGIRIKLDPTFWQNKIIDKEGDAVLSNQNNFVNYFKGLYFEAEPVDGDGSFLILNTNSTNANVTIYYSTTETNGDTGTGTYVLRFGPNKINFFDNDGFTLPIESGDPATGDSRIYLKGGEGAVAGIKLFNGEDLDDAPEDNSFETFKNYFVVTDEGKFVRSKRLVNEANLVFYVDRNQLDMLNEVSDNEPNRLYLYDIDNKTPLIDFVLDATNSTLPSFSKLSHLGILERDETSEKGIKYKLKITEHINNLLIRDSTNVELGLAVSLNVNVEESTLGSVQKDVKGADDFNVPVSSILTPRGTILHGNNSEDETKRVYLEIYYTEPNN